In the Opitutaceae bacterium genome, one interval contains:
- a CDS encoding RidA family protein, with protein sequence MIRSTRITAILLILAGLASAPIIRADQSPEARLTELGITLPPVSPSIANYVGVVRTGNLLFLSGHIPRDAEGAFITGKLGADVDVEAGYQAARQAGIALLATLKDHLGDLGRVKRVVKVFGMVNATPEFTSHSQVINGCSDLMVEVFGEKGRHARAASGFSSLPVGACVEIEMIVEVE encoded by the coding sequence ATGATCCGCTCCACCCGAATCACCGCCATCCTTCTCATTCTCGCCGGCCTGGCATCTGCCCCCATCATCCGGGCCGACCAATCCCCCGAAGCACGACTGACCGAACTCGGAATCACCCTGCCCCCGGTCAGTCCGTCGATCGCCAACTACGTCGGCGTCGTCCGGACGGGCAACCTCCTCTTCCTCTCCGGACATATCCCCCGGGATGCCGAGGGTGCCTTTATCACCGGCAAGCTCGGAGCCGACGTCGACGTGGAGGCCGGTTACCAGGCCGCCCGGCAGGCCGGAATCGCCCTCCTCGCCACCCTGAAAGATCATCTGGGCGACCTGGGGAGGGTGAAGCGGGTGGTCAAGGTCTTCGGCATGGTCAACGCCACACCGGAGTTCACCTCTCACTCCCAGGTCATCAACGGGTGCTCCGACCTGATGGTCGAGGTCTTCGGCGAGAAGGGGCGCCACGCCCGTGCCGCCAGCGGGTTCAGCTCACTTCCGGTCGGCGCCTGCGTTGAAATCGAGATGATCGTCGAGGTCGAATAG
- a CDS encoding metallophosphoesterase: MASETETASTVRNRPWTFVHVTDIHIGSERSYRYNPAINENWETARRQIRALAPDLLLVGGDIARDGNIHDFEFAESCASIDELGIPWHVIPGNMDTGNKVADRNGPFPDRDDPSLNITQELIERFARLVRPSPWSFDHRGVRFSGFYEIITGSGLPCDIEARHWLDGLAELPPARAHVMLNHYPLFVHRPDEPLYELTDPNHYHDWYFGVDPEPRRFLMDAYKRAGVTHVLSGHIHCRRPPVEVDGIVYCKGPSTAFPQFGDHFPDGDDTLGFQLFTVSHDSVTPAFVPLTSVSRRRDARGPGGHPKPEARVYPDPADAGTK, from the coding sequence ATGGCATCGGAAACGGAAACCGCCTCAACCGTCCGCAATCGTCCGTGGACGTTCGTCCATGTCACTGATATCCACATCGGCTCGGAGCGGTCCTACCGCTACAACCCGGCCATCAACGAAAACTGGGAGACCGCCCGCCGCCAGATTCGGGCTCTCGCTCCCGATCTGCTGCTGGTGGGAGGCGACATCGCACGGGACGGCAATATCCACGATTTCGAGTTTGCCGAAAGCTGTGCCTCGATCGATGAACTCGGCATTCCCTGGCACGTCATTCCGGGCAATATGGACACCGGGAACAAGGTGGCCGACCGGAACGGCCCGTTTCCCGACCGCGATGACCCGTCCCTCAATATCACCCAGGAACTGATCGAGCGTTTCGCCCGCCTGGTCCGGCCCTCGCCCTGGTCCTTCGATCATCGCGGGGTTCGGTTCAGCGGCTTTTACGAGATCATCACCGGATCCGGCCTGCCCTGCGACATCGAAGCGCGCCACTGGCTGGACGGACTGGCGGAACTGCCCCCCGCCCGGGCCCACGTGATGCTCAATCACTACCCCCTCTTTGTCCACCGGCCCGATGAGCCCCTCTACGAACTGACCGACCCGAACCACTACCATGACTGGTATTTCGGCGTGGATCCGGAACCACGGCGATTTCTGATGGACGCCTACAAGCGGGCCGGGGTCACCCATGTCCTCAGCGGCCATATCCACTGCAGGAGACCGCCGGTCGAAGTGGATGGGATCGTTTACTGCAAGGGTCCCTCGACCGCCTTTCCCCAATTCGGTGATCACTTCCCGGACGGGGACGACACTCTCGGCTTTCAGCTCTTCACTGTTTCCCATGACTCCGTGACCCCCGCTTTTGTGCCCCTGACGTCAGTTTCGCGGCGTCGCGATGCGCGCGGACCCGGAGGGCACCCGAAGCCGGAAGCGCGCGTTTATCCCGATCCTGCCGACGCCGGGACAAAGTGA
- the pepE gene encoding dipeptidase PepE: protein MDRRTFINHVTLLGTAALVSRPMDSFAAENAGRERLNGLLISATTNPGQGFLEHAAAILRETYAGCATVTLLPYASAPGGRDFYEKRMNDAFVRLEIAPRVVSLHHHEGADAGRALKDAEAVFVSGGQTFLLLRSLYDLELVDLLRERAFAGMPYAGASAGSNVAGALIGTTNDFPVTDIPTRRSLGLLPHLINPHHPVEGEPEFEGRRGKILWYQETNPSEIVIGLPNPSMLRLKGSAITLMGGPAFRYERPDVTRLEAGAEIS from the coding sequence ATGGATCGGAGAACCTTCATCAATCACGTCACGCTTCTGGGGACGGCGGCCCTGGTCTCCCGACCGATGGACTCTTTCGCGGCTGAGAACGCAGGCAGGGAGCGTTTGAACGGTCTCCTGATCAGCGCGACGACCAACCCGGGGCAGGGTTTTCTGGAGCATGCCGCGGCAATCCTCCGCGAGACCTACGCGGGATGCGCGACCGTGACCTTGCTCCCGTATGCCTCCGCACCGGGTGGGCGGGATTTTTATGAGAAGCGGATGAACGATGCGTTTGTCCGACTGGAGATCGCTCCCCGGGTCGTATCCCTCCATCATCATGAAGGCGCGGATGCCGGACGGGCCCTGAAGGATGCCGAGGCGGTCTTCGTCAGCGGCGGCCAGACCTTTCTGCTCCTGAGGTCCCTCTACGATCTGGAGCTGGTCGACCTTCTGAGGGAACGGGCTTTTGCCGGCATGCCCTACGCAGGCGCCAGTGCCGGCTCCAACGTTGCGGGGGCCCTGATCGGAACGACCAACGATTTCCCGGTCACGGATATCCCGACCCGACGGTCCCTGGGTCTTCTTCCCCACCTGATCAACCCGCATCATCCGGTGGAGGGGGAGCCGGAGTTCGAGGGCCGACGCGGCAAGATCCTCTGGTACCAGGAGACGAACCCGAGCGAGATCGTGATCGGCCTGCCCAATCCGTCGATGCTTCGACTGAAAGGATCCGCCATCACCCTGATGGGGGGCCCGGCCTTTCGCTACGAAAGGCCCGATGTGACGCGACTGGAGGCCGGAGCGGAGATATCATGA
- a CDS encoding zinc-binding alcohol dehydrogenase gives MKSKAVVFTEPGKVAFLDVECPEPGPGDVVIELTHSWISNGTEGSFLRGERIEGDVAYRPGDPWPFPIVAGYQKVGRITWLGSEVQGFSIGQTVFAVMSRIKGMFDRNGGHISPSVCAASQVFALPEGIDPVAFSGLVLTQVGYNCAMRPRLEAGQTAVVVGDGLVGLWAAQALIARGAFVVLVGRHDDRLARLRTEERHLKIKSRSGTGAMQVREAVEGPVEVLVDTVGSIGILNDYLPMMRRGGTIVSAGFYGTSDRIPLQHFRNQEISFDLVSGMTRERLEATLDFLAAGKMETLPLITHRFPVARAADAWALIRSRRDNVLGVVLEW, from the coding sequence ATGAAATCCAAAGCTGTTGTTTTTACCGAGCCGGGCAAGGTGGCCTTCCTCGATGTCGAATGTCCGGAACCCGGTCCGGGAGATGTCGTCATTGAGCTGACCCATTCCTGGATCAGCAACGGGACTGAAGGCTCTTTCCTCCGCGGTGAGCGGATTGAAGGCGATGTGGCCTACCGGCCGGGGGATCCCTGGCCGTTCCCCATTGTGGCGGGCTACCAGAAAGTGGGGCGGATCACCTGGCTGGGTTCGGAGGTGCAGGGCTTTTCGATCGGCCAGACCGTCTTTGCGGTCATGAGCCGGATCAAGGGGATGTTCGATCGCAATGGCGGCCATATCTCCCCTTCGGTCTGCGCGGCCAGCCAGGTCTTTGCGCTGCCCGAGGGGATCGACCCGGTCGCGTTTTCCGGTTTGGTGCTGACCCAGGTGGGCTACAATTGTGCAATGCGACCCCGGCTCGAGGCGGGGCAGACGGCGGTGGTGGTCGGTGACGGGTTGGTCGGACTCTGGGCCGCGCAAGCCCTGATCGCGCGGGGGGCCTTTGTCGTCCTGGTGGGCCGTCACGATGACCGGCTGGCGCGACTCCGGACGGAGGAGCGCCACCTCAAGATCAAGTCACGTTCGGGAACCGGAGCAATGCAGGTCCGGGAGGCGGTGGAGGGGCCGGTCGAAGTCCTTGTCGACACGGTGGGGTCCATCGGGATTCTCAACGATTATCTGCCGATGATGCGCCGCGGCGGGACGATTGTCTCGGCCGGCTTCTACGGGACGTCCGATCGCATTCCGTTGCAGCACTTCCGCAACCAGGAGATCAGCTTCGATCTCGTCTCCGGGATGACCCGGGAGCGGTTGGAAGCGACCCTGGATTTCCTTGCGGCCGGAAAGATGGAGACCCTCCCGCTGATCACCCATCGGTTCCCGGTGGCCCGGGCGGCCGATGCCTGGGCCCTGATCCGGAGCCGGAGAGACAACGTCCTCGGGGTCGTCCTCGAATGGTAA
- a CDS encoding glycoside hydrolase family 127 protein has product MKTKSLAKLTPGPLSGFRWEPGFWKERTETNRRVTIPACYRKLEETGRIENWRLSWKEGEEKPHFFWDSDTAKWIEAAACSLETRKDARLEKRVDDLIDLIAAAQQPDGYLNTYFTAVEPDRRWSNLMYLHELYCAGHLMEAAVAWHQATGKRKFLEVMCRYADHIDTVFGPNPGQLRGYDGHPEVELALVRLAEATGEIRYLRLAKFFVDERGRQPHFFDLEGEKRARSIAWDKRPAMEIYRTFQAHKPVREQKNAVGHSVRACYLYAGMADVAAKTGDRELLAACRRLWKSMTGRRMYVTGGIGSTRFDEEFTFDYDLPNEDAYAETCAAIALVFFSHRMLQIEVDGGYADVMERALHNGILSGVSLDGRRFFYDNLLAVHPQRYVYSRQKPPYRLEWYGCACCPPNLARLLASLGTYAYSTGRDAVYAHLFGASRTELEVAGVKVGLSQETEYPWDGRIQWTLAPVQPVSFRMCLRIPGWCRSFRVSVNGRRVREPDLKKGYLSLERLWKSGDRIELNLEMPVERIESHPSVRENCGMVALQRGPVVYCLESRDNGPDLADLSLPENGKLKVTEQVVAGLKVPVIEGEGRRRDRRSWKGELYRADPTGLKSARIRAVPYFMWDNRGDGGEMRVWIRRG; this is encoded by the coding sequence ATGAAAACCAAAAGCCTCGCCAAACTGACACCCGGACCCTTGTCCGGATTTCGCTGGGAGCCGGGATTCTGGAAGGAGAGGACCGAGACCAACCGCAGGGTGACGATCCCGGCCTGTTACCGCAAGCTGGAGGAGACCGGCCGGATCGAGAACTGGCGGCTGTCCTGGAAGGAAGGGGAGGAGAAACCGCATTTCTTCTGGGATTCTGACACGGCCAAATGGATTGAAGCCGCCGCCTGCAGCCTCGAGACCAGAAAGGATGCGCGACTTGAGAAACGCGTCGACGACCTCATCGATCTGATCGCCGCCGCGCAACAGCCGGACGGCTACCTGAACACCTATTTCACCGCGGTCGAGCCGGACCGCCGTTGGTCCAACCTCATGTACCTGCATGAGCTCTACTGTGCCGGGCACCTGATGGAGGCCGCGGTGGCCTGGCACCAGGCGACCGGGAAGCGGAAATTCCTCGAGGTCATGTGCCGCTATGCGGACCACATTGACACCGTCTTCGGTCCGAATCCCGGCCAGTTGCGTGGCTACGACGGGCACCCGGAAGTGGAATTGGCCCTGGTCCGGCTGGCCGAGGCAACCGGAGAGATCCGTTACCTGAGACTGGCGAAATTCTTCGTGGATGAGCGGGGACGGCAGCCGCATTTCTTTGATCTGGAAGGAGAGAAGCGGGCGCGGTCGATTGCCTGGGACAAGCGACCGGCGATGGAGATCTATCGGACTTTTCAGGCCCACAAGCCGGTGCGGGAGCAGAAGAATGCAGTCGGCCATTCCGTGAGAGCCTGTTATCTGTATGCGGGCATGGCCGATGTGGCGGCAAAGACCGGCGACCGTGAGTTGCTGGCCGCCTGCCGGCGCCTCTGGAAGAGCATGACCGGACGCCGGATGTATGTCACCGGCGGGATTGGCTCCACCCGGTTCGACGAGGAGTTCACCTTCGATTATGACCTGCCCAACGAGGATGCCTACGCCGAGACCTGCGCGGCCATCGCACTGGTGTTCTTCTCTCACCGCATGCTCCAGATCGAAGTCGACGGCGGCTATGCCGACGTCATGGAAAGGGCGCTCCACAATGGGATTCTCAGCGGCGTTTCCCTCGATGGCCGGCGCTTCTTTTACGACAACCTTCTGGCGGTTCATCCGCAGCGCTATGTCTATTCGCGCCAGAAACCGCCCTACCGGTTGGAGTGGTACGGCTGTGCCTGTTGCCCGCCCAACCTGGCGCGCCTGCTGGCGTCGTTGGGGACCTATGCCTACTCGACGGGTCGGGATGCGGTCTATGCCCATCTCTTTGGCGCCAGCCGGACCGAATTGGAAGTGGCGGGGGTGAAAGTCGGCCTCAGTCAGGAGACGGAATACCCCTGGGATGGCCGTATTCAATGGACGCTCGCTCCGGTGCAGCCCGTCTCGTTCCGGATGTGTCTTCGGATCCCGGGCTGGTGCCGGAGCTTCAGGGTCTCCGTCAATGGCCGCCGCGTCCGTGAGCCGGACCTGAAGAAGGGCTATCTCAGCTTGGAGCGCCTGTGGAAATCCGGTGACCGGATCGAGTTGAATCTGGAAATGCCGGTCGAGCGGATCGAGTCGCACCCGTCGGTCCGCGAGAATTGCGGGATGGTCGCGTTGCAGCGCGGACCGGTTGTCTATTGCCTGGAGTCGCGTGACAATGGGCCGGACCTGGCCGACCTCAGCCTGCCGGAAAACGGGAAGCTCAAAGTGACCGAGCAGGTTGTGGCCGGCCTCAAGGTTCCCGTCATCGAAGGCGAGGGAAGGCGCCGGGATCGCCGATCCTGGAAGGGCGAACTCTATCGCGCAGATCCCACCGGCCTGAAGTCCGCCCGTATCCGGGCCGTCCCCTATTTCATGTGGGACAACCGGGGTGATGGTGGTGAAATGAGAGTTTGGATACGACGGGGATAG
- a CDS encoding uroporphyrinogen decarboxylase family protein, with protein MTSKERVKRAFAHREPDRVPIDYLGNPGIDRRLKDHFGLQPDDDAGLRDALQVDFLGVDPDYAGPELHAPVPGRTIDIWGIHRMWIEHDSGGYWDYCDFPLQNAGMEEIEAWPFPSPDDFDYDAMATRCAAESDRYVMLGHPGFGDIINMTSMLRGMETVLMDLAGGEPETLRLIERRIDIQLEMMRRALQAARGSIDLIWIGEDLGTQIGPLVSPALFRAHIRPQLEKFVRLAHEHGLPTMVHSCGSSSWAYPDFIEMGVQVVDTLQPEAVRMAPAWLKSAYGADLSFHGCISTAGPVASGSREETIASVEEVLRIMMPGGGYALSPTHMLQDNSPTENVLAVYETALKMGRYS; from the coding sequence ATGACTTCCAAAGAACGGGTCAAACGGGCCTTCGCCCACCGGGAACCGGACCGCGTCCCGATCGACTACCTCGGCAACCCGGGGATCGATCGACGCCTCAAGGACCATTTCGGCCTGCAACCCGACGATGACGCCGGGCTGCGGGACGCCCTTCAGGTGGACTTTCTGGGGGTGGATCCAGACTATGCCGGACCGGAGCTTCACGCTCCTGTTCCAGGCAGAACCATCGATATCTGGGGCATCCACCGGATGTGGATCGAACACGACAGCGGCGGCTACTGGGACTACTGCGATTTCCCTCTTCAGAATGCCGGCATGGAGGAGATCGAGGCCTGGCCCTTCCCCTCCCCCGATGATTTCGACTACGACGCCATGGCCACACGCTGTGCGGCCGAGTCCGATCGTTATGTCATGCTCGGCCACCCCGGTTTCGGCGACATCATCAATATGACGAGCATGTTGCGGGGGATGGAGACCGTCCTGATGGATCTGGCGGGGGGAGAACCGGAGACGCTCCGCCTGATCGAACGCCGGATCGACATCCAGCTCGAGATGATGCGCCGGGCGCTCCAGGCCGCCCGGGGATCGATTGATCTGATCTGGATAGGCGAGGATCTCGGAACGCAGATCGGCCCCCTGGTCAGCCCTGCCCTCTTCCGTGCCCATATCCGGCCGCAGCTCGAGAAGTTCGTCCGGCTCGCGCATGAGCACGGGCTGCCCACCATGGTTCATTCCTGCGGTTCCAGCAGCTGGGCCTACCCCGATTTCATCGAAATGGGTGTGCAGGTTGTCGATACCCTCCAGCCTGAAGCGGTCCGGATGGCCCCGGCCTGGCTCAAGTCGGCCTACGGAGCCGACCTCTCCTTTCACGGTTGCATTTCCACCGCCGGTCCGGTCGCATCGGGCAGTCGTGAGGAAACCATCGCCTCGGTTGAAGAGGTCCTTCGGATCATGATGCCGGGAGGCGGCTACGCCCTTTCACCCACCCATATGCTCCAGGACAACTCACCCACGGAAAACGTCCTCGCGGTTTACGAGACCGCCCTGAAAATGGGCCGCTACTCATGA
- a CDS encoding M28 family peptidase encodes MKHVSPLLLILSLAVAASVGLATEEGTPDPVRNALVGDALLNNHGYELLRTLTTRFGPRLAGTEGNTRSMDFLEQELHRFGIETRRETYTIPGWSRLDDRVTLIQPLEKTLRSAALGYVDQHDPIEAAVAYVASGDLETLDAAVLGGKIALVAPNISYNVEEYQRLAEEFGIRGVLLINRVNGGQLLARVANHDGLTPPVPIYSITVEEGLWMQRQLDDGMDVRVRIETRSGSTPISVDNLVAVFPGASEQKVVIGGHFDSWDLGQGAMDNGLGVAQLFDTARLLQTHGPTNAFTVEIVWFNAEEWGLWGSLDYTNRHDPDSIRVMLNLDMVGEPIAINAMGFDELVPVLEAFSGSLGSWQFEQKVANKTWLGSDHHPFILKGIPAITFNAPIAPEDVRYYHDFGDTFDKVDPEMLGRATALVALLSYDLANDTGAALRRYNESETAELFRKAGLEEKLTKAGKWPFGKDQDW; translated from the coding sequence ATGAAGCACGTTTCACCACTCCTCCTGATCCTCTCGCTGGCCGTTGCTGCATCGGTCGGTCTGGCCACCGAAGAAGGAACTCCGGATCCCGTGCGCAACGCCCTGGTCGGAGACGCTCTCCTCAATAATCACGGCTATGAGCTGCTCCGGACTCTGACCACGCGTTTCGGACCTCGCCTGGCCGGAACCGAGGGCAACACCCGATCGATGGATTTCCTTGAGCAGGAGCTCCACCGCTTCGGGATCGAGACCCGGCGCGAGACCTATACGATTCCCGGGTGGTCGCGCCTCGACGACAGGGTCACCCTGATCCAGCCGCTTGAGAAGACCCTGCGGAGCGCCGCCCTGGGCTACGTCGATCAACACGACCCGATCGAGGCCGCCGTCGCCTACGTCGCCTCAGGCGATCTGGAAACGCTCGATGCCGCTGTCCTGGGAGGAAAGATCGCCCTGGTCGCCCCCAATATCAGCTACAATGTCGAGGAATACCAGCGCCTGGCCGAAGAATTCGGGATCCGGGGCGTTCTCCTGATCAATCGCGTCAATGGCGGGCAGCTCCTGGCCCGGGTGGCCAACCACGACGGACTGACCCCGCCCGTTCCCATTTACTCGATCACGGTGGAGGAGGGACTCTGGATGCAACGGCAACTCGACGACGGCATGGATGTCCGTGTCCGCATCGAAACCCGGTCGGGCTCGACGCCGATCTCCGTGGACAACCTGGTGGCGGTTTTTCCCGGCGCTTCGGAGCAGAAGGTGGTAATCGGCGGTCATTTCGACTCCTGGGACCTGGGTCAGGGAGCCATGGACAATGGTCTCGGCGTGGCCCAGCTCTTTGATACGGCCCGCCTCCTCCAGACCCATGGCCCGACCAACGCCTTCACCGTGGAGATTGTCTGGTTCAACGCCGAGGAATGGGGGCTCTGGGGATCGCTCGATTACACGAATCGCCACGACCCCGACTCGATCCGGGTCATGCTCAATCTCGACATGGTGGGCGAGCCGATTGCCATCAATGCCATGGGCTTCGACGAACTCGTGCCCGTTCTTGAGGCCTTTTCCGGGAGCCTCGGCTCCTGGCAGTTTGAACAGAAAGTCGCCAACAAAACCTGGCTGGGCAGTGACCACCATCCGTTCATCCTGAAGGGCATTCCCGCCATCACCTTCAATGCACCCATCGCGCCGGAAGATGTGCGCTACTACCATGACTTCGGCGACACTTTCGACAAGGTGGATCCGGAAATGCTCGGCCGAGCCACCGCCCTGGTCGCCCTCCTCTCCTACGACCTCGCCAACGATACCGGAGCCGCTCTCCGCCGCTACAACGAATCCGAGACCGCCGAACTCTTCCGCAAGGCGGGCCTGGAGGAGAAGCTGACCAAGGCCGGCAAGTGGCCGTTTGGCAAAGATCAGGACTGGTAA
- a CDS encoding extracellular solute-binding protein, which yields MKPGAEKTLNFIGLFFIAGLFTVALFRVFSRSELAGDERTVIRFTHWQIESGVREAFDRLEEEYEKMHPDVDIVQIPIPGRIFVAWRKTQLIGGDPPDLLQLGNAGLDITDLARFYEPLGDYLTEPNPYNKGTDLEGVPWRQTFIDGLQRLPNYYPELLDVYGIPTSSHTFRVFFNRELLATITGSDDVPTSFQQWVDICRQVEVYNRSAAKPIYPIVMGDNNARFLLSRIVAAQTQLLSDRINPMQDYVMDKNSIAITYLTGAWSLESPAIPSALGAFREIGRYAKPGFLRLDRADAMFEFIQGRSLFLLTGSWDYQSVVDRSTFGVGAFPIPLPEPSHPLYGRFLKGNLTEIHTAPGSSLGLTKASKHPEIAMDFMRYVTSKEGNALFCRISGWLPATIDVDPGETVRDFLPVTEGYPGGFTLEQLGAETMRVLLQHLHQLLRASGSVDDFVRSAESDYTGAVRAEFEKIQKNSRESVFLQDAMLIARLQRDPDRTDVKIRTEVGSLIEGQTWQEGDYLWGNLSRTRFQK from the coding sequence ATGAAACCCGGCGCGGAAAAAACCCTCAATTTCATCGGGCTGTTCTTCATCGCCGGTCTTTTCACCGTCGCTCTCTTCCGTGTTTTCAGCCGATCGGAGTTGGCGGGAGACGAGAGGACCGTCATCCGTTTCACCCATTGGCAAATCGAGTCTGGCGTCCGGGAGGCCTTCGACCGCCTCGAGGAGGAATACGAGAAAATGCACCCCGATGTGGACATCGTGCAGATCCCCATTCCCGGCCGGATCTTTGTCGCCTGGCGAAAGACCCAGCTGATCGGAGGCGACCCGCCCGACCTTCTCCAACTCGGCAACGCCGGGCTCGACATCACCGATCTGGCCCGGTTCTACGAACCGCTCGGGGACTACCTGACCGAGCCCAATCCCTACAACAAAGGAACCGATCTGGAGGGGGTCCCCTGGAGGCAGACCTTCATCGACGGCCTGCAACGGCTGCCCAATTACTACCCCGAGCTGCTCGATGTCTATGGCATCCCGACCAGTTCACATACCTTCCGGGTCTTCTTCAACCGCGAGTTGCTCGCAACCATCACCGGATCGGACGACGTCCCCACGAGTTTCCAGCAATGGGTCGACATCTGCCGTCAGGTCGAGGTCTACAACCGGTCCGCGGCCAAACCGATCTACCCGATCGTGATGGGAGACAACAACGCCCGCTTCCTCCTTTCACGTATCGTGGCCGCCCAGACCCAGTTGCTCTCGGACCGGATCAACCCGATGCAGGACTACGTGATGGACAAGAACTCGATTGCCATCACCTACCTGACCGGAGCCTGGTCCCTCGAATCGCCAGCCATTCCTTCGGCCCTCGGGGCCTTCCGGGAGATCGGGCGCTACGCCAAGCCAGGCTTTCTGCGGCTCGACCGGGCCGATGCCATGTTCGAGTTCATCCAGGGCCGCAGCCTTTTCCTTCTCACCGGAAGCTGGGATTACCAGAGCGTGGTCGATCGGTCCACTTTCGGCGTGGGCGCGTTTCCGATTCCGCTTCCGGAACCTTCCCACCCGCTATACGGGCGGTTTCTCAAGGGAAACCTGACCGAGATCCACACCGCACCCGGTTCGTCACTCGGCCTGACCAAGGCGTCGAAGCACCCCGAAATCGCCATGGATTTCATGCGCTATGTGACTTCCAAGGAGGGCAACGCCCTCTTCTGCCGGATCAGCGGCTGGCTGCCGGCCACGATAGACGTGGACCCCGGAGAAACCGTCCGGGATTTTCTCCCGGTGACTGAAGGCTACCCCGGAGGTTTCACCCTCGAGCAACTCGGCGCGGAAACCATGCGGGTGCTCCTGCAGCACCTCCACCAGTTGCTCCGTGCTTCCGGTTCAGTCGACGATTTTGTCCGCTCCGCCGAATCGGACTATACCGGCGCGGTCAGGGCGGAGTTCGAGAAGATCCAGAAGAACAGCCGCGAATCGGTTTTTCTGCAGGACGCGATGCTCATCGCGCGACTGCAGCGGGACCCGGACCGGACCGACGTGAAGATCCGGACCGAGGTCGGCAGCCTGATCGAAGGTCAGACCTGGCAGGAAGGCGATTACCTCTGGGGCAACCTGAGCCGGACCCGGTTTCAGAAATAG
- a CDS encoding zinc-binding dehydrogenase — protein MMKTLQIESPGNAVWKEVPMPDPGPGEVLIKVHGVTTCPHWDMHIMDGEPMFPGHKLEYPYLPGQPGHEATGEVVGLGAGVEDLEVGDRVVAWQDTGQPRAGFYAQFNVFPARSLLVIPDSLKVAQIASLELAMCVQVTFDQVLGFTSLEGKRVALSGLGPAGLVAVQMARAHGAAEVICLDPMDTRHELARSLGATRVEKPELPLFPAGRSGKAAFDVAIDLTGVPPSIEFLMDRTKELVAIFGVLRQEVRFGFRHLFGPGLTLMGYGNHNRKAAERALKLVMDGKLNLAALVSETMGFDRYAEGVEMLRRKEAIKILFQPWD, from the coding sequence ATGATGAAGACACTCCAGATTGAATCTCCCGGAAATGCGGTGTGGAAAGAGGTTCCCATGCCGGACCCCGGTCCGGGCGAAGTGTTGATCAAGGTGCACGGGGTCACGACCTGTCCGCATTGGGACATGCACATCATGGACGGTGAACCCATGTTCCCGGGACACAAACTCGAGTACCCCTACCTTCCGGGGCAGCCGGGTCATGAGGCCACCGGCGAGGTGGTGGGACTGGGAGCCGGGGTGGAGGATCTCGAGGTGGGCGACCGGGTCGTCGCCTGGCAGGACACCGGCCAGCCCCGGGCAGGGTTCTATGCCCAATTCAATGTTTTCCCCGCAAGGAGTCTGCTGGTGATTCCGGACAGCCTGAAGGTGGCGCAGATCGCCTCGCTTGAACTGGCTATGTGTGTGCAGGTGACCTTTGACCAGGTCCTTGGCTTCACCTCGCTTGAGGGCAAGCGGGTGGCCTTGAGCGGTCTGGGGCCGGCCGGGCTGGTCGCGGTGCAGATGGCCCGGGCCCATGGAGCCGCCGAGGTCATCTGTCTGGATCCGATGGATACACGGCACGAACTGGCCCGCTCGCTGGGCGCGACCCGGGTCGAGAAACCGGAGCTCCCGCTCTTCCCGGCGGGCCGCAGTGGAAAAGCGGCCTTCGATGTGGCCATCGACCTGACGGGCGTGCCTCCGTCGATCGAGTTCCTGATGGACCGGACGAAGGAACTGGTGGCGATCTTCGGTGTCCTGCGCCAGGAAGTCCGTTTCGGATTCCGTCATCTCTTTGGCCCCGGCCTGACCCTGATGGGCTACGGCAATCACAACCGCAAGGCGGCCGAGCGGGCGCTGAAGCTTGTCATGGACGGCAAGCTCAACCTGGCGGCCCTCGTCAGCGAGACCATGGGCTTCGACCGGTATGCCGAGGGTGTGGAGATGCTCCGCCGGAAGGAAGCGATCAAGATCCTCTTTCAACCATGGGACTGA